Proteins from a single region of Drosophila biarmipes strain raj3 chromosome 3R, RU_DBia_V1.1, whole genome shotgun sequence:
- the LOC108025105 gene encoding cytochrome c oxidase subunit NDUFA4 isoform X1, with protein MQGLGLQSLKKNPALIPLYVCVGAGAIGAVYYMARLATRNPDVTWNRSSNPEPWQEYKDKQYKFYSPVRDYTKTKSAAPNFDE; from the exons ATGCAAGGACTTGGACTacaaagcttaaaaaaaaacccagca ttaattcCGCTTTACGTGTGTGTTGGAGCGGGAGCTATAGGGGCCGTCTACTATATGGCTCGGCTCGCTACTCGGAACCCAGATGTCACTTGGAACCGCTCATCAAATCCCGAGCCATGGCAAGAATATAAAGACAAACAATATAag TTTTACTCGCCAGTGAGGGATTATACAAAAACTAAGAGTGCTGCACCAAACTTTGATGAATAA